A part of Phreatobacter oligotrophus genomic DNA contains:
- a CDS encoding 3-keto-5-aminohexanoate cleavage protein, producing the protein MSDKAIITCALNGVLTDPRQHAVPVTPAEMAAEARRAYEAGASVMHIHLRQQGEGKGHLPSWDPKLSAEVQAAIREACPGVVINHTSGVVGPDYAGALACIRETRPEIAACNAGSLNYLKVKADGTWAWPPMLFDNPVEKVKAYLDVMAGTGTLPEFECFDTGIVRCVAMYRDTGLTKGPLQYNFVMGVESGMPADPDLLPILLKLKAAEANWQVTAIGRAGIWALHRRCAELGGHLRTGLEDTFYRETGEKVMSNGPLIEAMAAIVRATGRQVASPAEARTILRLAA; encoded by the coding sequence ATGAGCGACAAGGCCATCATCACCTGCGCCCTCAACGGCGTGCTGACCGATCCGCGTCAGCACGCGGTGCCGGTGACGCCAGCCGAGATGGCGGCCGAGGCGAGGCGCGCCTATGAGGCCGGTGCCTCGGTGATGCACATCCACCTGCGCCAGCAGGGCGAGGGCAAGGGCCACCTGCCGTCCTGGGATCCGAAGCTCTCCGCCGAGGTGCAGGCCGCCATCCGCGAGGCCTGCCCGGGCGTGGTCATCAACCACACCTCCGGCGTCGTCGGCCCGGACTATGCCGGCGCACTCGCCTGCATCCGCGAGACCCGGCCGGAAATCGCCGCCTGCAATGCCGGCTCGCTCAACTACCTGAAGGTGAAGGCGGATGGCACCTGGGCCTGGCCGCCCATGCTCTTCGACAATCCGGTCGAGAAGGTGAAGGCCTATCTCGACGTCATGGCGGGCACGGGCACGCTGCCCGAATTCGAGTGCTTCGACACCGGCATCGTCCGTTGCGTTGCCATGTACCGCGATACCGGCCTGACGAAGGGCCCGCTCCAGTACAATTTCGTCATGGGCGTCGAGTCGGGCATGCCCGCCGACCCCGACCTCCTGCCCATCCTCCTGAAACTCAAGGCGGCCGAGGCCAACTGGCAGGTCACCGCCATCGGCCGCGCCGGCATCTGGGCGCTGCACCGGCGTTGCGCCGAACTCGGCGGCCACCTGCGCACCGGGCTCGAGGATACCTTCTACCGCGAGACCGGCGAGAAGGTGATGTCCAACGGCCCCCTGATCGAAGCCATGGCGGCCATCGTCCGCGCGACGGGGCGTCAGGTCGCAAGTCCCGCCGAAGCGCGTACCATCCTGAGGCTTGCAGCCTGA
- a CDS encoding AMP-binding protein, producing the protein MFDIWPNQAIRPAAIPAGDTVAKVFDAAVRQRGDKVAVRQKEFGLWKETSWTGMGDAVREIGMGLVALGLQPGEVVSILANTRREWSFADYGIICAGGVSNGIYPTDAPPQCEYLLTDSASVFCVVEDEEQLDKILAVRDAVPSLRKIIVMETEGLRHFSDPQVMTLDELRRLGAEAHAADTAEWERRLASRAPEDLAILVYTSGTTGKPKGAMITHRNILAAISVISNESIRQNEDDQRMAFLPLCHVAERVGGQFLALYSGATLNFVENPETVPDNVREIAPTIFFAV; encoded by the coding sequence ATGTTTGACATCTGGCCAAACCAGGCCATCCGCCCTGCCGCCATTCCCGCCGGCGATACGGTCGCCAAGGTCTTCGATGCCGCAGTTCGCCAGCGTGGGGACAAGGTCGCCGTGCGGCAGAAGGAGTTCGGCCTCTGGAAGGAGACCTCCTGGACGGGCATGGGCGATGCCGTCCGCGAGATCGGCATGGGCCTGGTCGCCCTCGGCCTCCAGCCCGGCGAGGTCGTCTCGATCCTGGCCAACACCCGGCGGGAATGGTCCTTTGCCGACTATGGAATCATCTGCGCCGGCGGCGTGTCGAACGGGATCTACCCGACCGATGCTCCGCCGCAGTGCGAGTATCTGTTGACGGATTCGGCCTCGGTCTTCTGCGTGGTCGAGGACGAGGAGCAGCTCGACAAGATCCTTGCCGTGCGGGACGCGGTGCCGTCCCTGCGCAAGATCATCGTCATGGAGACCGAGGGGCTGCGCCACTTCTCGGACCCGCAGGTGATGACGCTGGACGAGCTGCGCCGGCTCGGTGCCGAGGCCCATGCCGCCGACACGGCCGAATGGGAGCGCCGCCTCGCCAGCCGGGCTCCCGAGGACCTCGCCATCCTCGTCTACACCTCCGGCACGACCGGCAAGCCCAAGGGTGCGATGATCACCCACCGCAACATCCTCGCGGCGATCTCGGTCATCTCCAATGAGTCGATCCGCCAGAACGAGGACGACCAGCGCATGGCCTTCCTGCCGCTCTGCCACGTGGCGGAGCGGGTCGGCGGCCAGTTCCTGGCGCTCTATTCCGGCGCGACGCTGAATTTCGTCGAGAACCCCGAGACCGTGCCGGACAATGTCCGCGAGATAGCGCCGACCATCTTCTTCGCCGT
- a CDS encoding ABC transporter ATP-binding protein, which produces MTEPILTLANVEAAYGAVKAIRGVSLAVPKGSIVTVLGANGAGKSTILKTISGILDPQKGSIILKGENIERRDPADIVRRGLSHAPEGREVFPLLSVRNNLLMGAYTRSDKDEVARDIERMERYFPILKERADQDAGLLSGGQQQMLSISRALMSRPDLLLLDEPSLGLSPKLTQEIFAIVRRINREEGVTILLVEQNAALALATADYGYILELGRIVMEDRASVLADKDDVKEFYLGQKEAGVRGERRWKKKKMWR; this is translated from the coding sequence GTGACCGAGCCGATCCTCACCCTTGCCAATGTCGAGGCCGCCTACGGAGCGGTGAAGGCCATCCGCGGCGTCTCGCTGGCGGTGCCGAAGGGATCCATCGTTACCGTGCTGGGCGCCAATGGCGCGGGCAAGAGCACCATCCTCAAGACGATCTCCGGCATCCTCGATCCGCAGAAGGGCTCGATCATCTTGAAGGGCGAGAACATCGAGCGCCGCGATCCCGCCGACATCGTCCGCCGAGGCCTCAGCCACGCGCCCGAGGGCCGCGAGGTCTTCCCGCTCCTGTCGGTGCGCAACAACCTGCTCATGGGGGCCTATACCCGCTCCGACAAGGACGAGGTCGCCCGCGACATCGAGCGGATGGAGCGCTACTTCCCGATCCTCAAGGAGCGGGCCGACCAGGATGCGGGCCTGCTCTCCGGCGGCCAGCAGCAGATGCTCTCGATCTCGCGGGCGCTGATGTCGCGGCCCGACCTGCTCCTTCTCGACGAGCCCTCGCTCGGACTGTCGCCGAAGCTCACGCAGGAGATCTTCGCCATCGTCCGGCGCATCAACCGCGAGGAGGGTGTCACCATCCTCCTCGTCGAGCAGAACGCGGCCCTGGCGCTCGCCACCGCCGATTACGGCTACATCCTCGAACTCGGCCGCATCGTCATGGAGGACCGCGCCTCCGTCCTGGCCGACAAGGACGACGTGAAGGAATTCTACCTCGGCCAGAAGGAGGCCGGGGTCCGCGGCGAGCGCCGCTGGAAGAAGAAGAAGATGTGGCGGTGA
- a CDS encoding ABC transporter ATP-binding protein, which yields MSAPFFQAEGISVQFGGLKAVDGVSFHVDKGEVFTIIGPNGAGKTTVFNIISRIYNPTAGRIMLEGQEVTKLPAHRIAGLGIARTFQNIELFEHATVLQNLLIGAHVHRTTNPLAEALFLPSVKRAEVALRERVEEVIDLLDLAVHRDAMVAGLPYGARKVVELGRALCTRPRLLLLDEPSSGLNVEETEDMAFWIEDITRDLGITVIMVEHDMTLVSRVSDRVMAMNQGRVLAMGAPAEVQRHPAVVEAYIGTPAAAAELERAAS from the coding sequence ATGAGCGCCCCCTTCTTCCAGGCCGAGGGCATCTCCGTGCAGTTCGGCGGCCTCAAGGCCGTCGACGGCGTGTCCTTCCACGTCGACAAGGGCGAGGTCTTCACCATCATCGGCCCCAACGGTGCCGGCAAGACCACCGTCTTCAACATCATCAGCCGCATCTACAACCCGACCGCCGGACGGATCATGCTGGAGGGCCAGGAGGTCACGAAGCTCCCCGCCCACCGCATCGCCGGGCTCGGCATTGCCCGTACCTTCCAGAACATCGAGCTCTTCGAGCACGCGACCGTCCTGCAGAACCTGCTGATCGGCGCCCACGTCCACCGCACGACGAACCCCCTGGCCGAGGCGCTCTTCCTGCCCTCGGTGAAGCGCGCCGAGGTCGCCTTGCGCGAGCGCGTCGAGGAGGTGATCGACCTCCTCGACCTCGCCGTGCACCGCGACGCCATGGTGGCCGGCCTGCCCTATGGCGCGCGCAAGGTGGTCGAGCTCGGCCGCGCGCTGTGCACCCGGCCGAGGCTGCTCCTTCTCGACGAACCCTCCTCGGGCCTCAATGTCGAGGAGACCGAGGACATGGCCTTCTGGATCGAGGACATCACCCGCGATCTCGGCATCACCGTCATCATGGTCGAGCACGACATGACGCTGGTGTCCCGCGTTTCCGACCGCGTCATGGCGATGAACCAGGGGCGGGTCCTCGCCATGGGCGCGCCCGCCGAGGTGCAGCGCCACCCCGCCGTGGTCGAGGCCTATATCGGCACGCCCGCCGCGGCGGCCGAACTGGAAAGGGCGGCGTCGTGA
- a CDS encoding branched-chain amino acid ABC transporter permease: MRFIFKTRYEQDIELFQHGGKVFWYGLLMAVLLVAPIFVSPYVLTQLSQVCIYAIVAVGLMLLAGFTGQLSLGHAAFMAVGAYTQGVLVTAGVPFFVGIACAGLFAAVVGVIVGLPALRVKGLYLGIATLAFGTIIEEIIARAEHVTGGNAGLMVPPVNLFGWRFADGPSFYYLCLAFAVASTLIVINILRSPTGRAFVAIRDSEISAQSMGVNLAFYKTLSFAISAAFAGVAGGLYAHNIRFLSPDQFTVIQSIELVMMVVIGGLGSVHGAIYGAAFLIALPQAINAVKPFLPLFLSEATGLQPTVFGAVLILVVLFEPLGIYGAWLKTRTYFDLFPFYRQGMFRRQKAFQKSDRLK, encoded by the coding sequence ATGCGGTTCATCTTCAAGACCCGCTACGAGCAGGACATCGAGCTGTTCCAGCATGGCGGCAAGGTCTTCTGGTACGGCCTGCTCATGGCGGTGCTGCTCGTCGCCCCGATCTTCGTCTCGCCCTACGTGCTGACCCAGCTCTCGCAGGTCTGCATCTACGCCATCGTCGCCGTCGGCCTGATGCTGCTCGCCGGCTTCACCGGGCAGCTCTCCCTCGGCCATGCCGCCTTCATGGCGGTCGGTGCCTATACGCAGGGCGTGCTGGTGACGGCGGGCGTGCCGTTCTTCGTCGGCATTGCCTGTGCCGGCCTCTTTGCGGCGGTGGTCGGCGTCATCGTCGGCCTGCCGGCGCTCCGGGTGAAGGGCCTCTATCTGGGCATCGCCACACTGGCCTTCGGAACGATCATCGAGGAGATCATCGCCCGCGCCGAGCACGTGACCGGCGGCAATGCCGGCCTGATGGTTCCGCCGGTCAACCTCTTCGGCTGGCGCTTCGCTGATGGGCCGAGCTTCTACTATCTCTGCCTCGCCTTCGCCGTGGCGTCGACGCTGATCGTCATCAACATCCTGCGCTCGCCGACGGGACGCGCCTTCGTCGCCATCCGCGATTCCGAGATCTCCGCCCAGTCCATGGGCGTGAACCTCGCCTTCTACAAGACGCTGTCCTTCGCCATCTCGGCGGCCTTCGCCGGCGTCGCGGGCGGGCTCTATGCCCACAACATCCGCTTCCTCTCTCCCGACCAGTTCACCGTCATCCAATCCATCGAACTGGTCATGATGGTGGTGATCGGCGGCCTCGGCTCGGTGCACGGCGCCATCTACGGCGCCGCCTTCCTCATCGCCCTGCCGCAGGCGATCAATGCGGTGAAGCCGTTCCTGCCTCTCTTCCTGTCCGAGGCGACGGGCCTGCAGCCCACCGTCTTCGGCGCCGTGCTGATCCTCGTGGTGCTCTTCGAGCCCCTCGGCATCTACGGCGCCTGGCTCAAGACACGCACCTATTTCGACCTCTTCCCCTTCTACCGGCAGGGCATGTTCCGCCGGCAGAAGGCCTTCCAGAAATCGGACCGGCTGAAATGA
- a CDS encoding branched-chain amino acid ABC transporter permease has translation MQFVQLVISGLAQGCIYGLIALGFVLIYKATETVNFAQGELLMIGGFAGLFAATTLGFPYWAVILVAMGVTATIGFLNERIILRPILGQSAVAIVMVTIGFGYMARGLVTMIPVIGTDTHTLPVPFRGEVFRFAGLVISAEHIVIIAVTILLCGALAALFRYTKIGIAMQAMSQNQLAAYYMGIPVKRLSSLIWAISAAVAAIAGILLAPLTFIHANMGFIGIKAFPAAVIGGFTSLPGAIVGGLIIGVVESLAGFYLMEGFKDAAPFMVVLAMLVLKPNGLFGERLAKKV, from the coding sequence TTGCAATTCGTCCAGCTGGTGATCAGCGGCCTGGCGCAGGGGTGCATCTATGGCCTCATCGCGCTGGGCTTCGTGCTGATCTACAAGGCCACCGAGACGGTGAACTTCGCCCAGGGCGAACTCCTGATGATCGGCGGCTTCGCCGGTCTCTTTGCTGCCACCACGCTCGGCTTTCCCTATTGGGCGGTGATCCTCGTCGCCATGGGGGTGACCGCGACCATCGGCTTCCTCAACGAGCGGATCATCCTGCGGCCCATCCTCGGCCAGTCGGCGGTCGCCATCGTCATGGTGACGATCGGCTTCGGCTACATGGCCCGCGGCCTCGTCACCATGATCCCGGTGATCGGCACCGACACCCACACCCTCCCCGTTCCCTTCCGCGGTGAGGTCTTCCGTTTCGCCGGCCTCGTCATCTCCGCCGAGCACATCGTCATCATCGCCGTGACGATCCTGCTCTGCGGCGCGCTCGCCGCGCTGTTCCGCTACACCAAGATCGGCATCGCGATGCAGGCCATGAGCCAGAACCAGCTGGCGGCCTATTACATGGGCATCCCGGTGAAGCGGCTCTCCAGCCTGATCTGGGCCATCTCGGCGGCGGTCGCGGCCATTGCCGGCATCCTCCTCGCGCCGCTCACCTTCATCCACGCCAATATGGGCTTCATCGGCATCAAGGCCTTCCCCGCGGCGGTGATCGGCGGCTTCACCTCGCTGCCCGGGGCCATCGTCGGCGGCCTCATCATCGGCGTCGTGGAATCGCTTGCCGGCTTCTACCTGATGGAGGGCTTCAAGGACGCCGCGCCCTTCATGGTCGTCCTCGCCATGCTCGTGCTCAAGCCGAACGGTCTGTTCGGCGAGCGCCTCGCCAAGAAGGTCTGA